Proteins encoded together in one Neobacillus sp. FSL H8-0543 window:
- a CDS encoding YdcF family protein, translating to MSLRKKLLVVAGVFFIILLIYFAFLHMKIREQINSGVPKSTEFIIILGARVKGTEPSLSLQYRIDAAADYLKLNPNTVAIASGGKGPGEDISEAEAIQIGLIAHGIDEARIILEDKSTSTVENIKFSQKMIPDNLNKGLLVTNDFHIYRAKLIAKDHGLKVEGLPAKTPTIAIPKSYLREYLAITKYYLIKPRES from the coding sequence ATGAGTTTACGTAAAAAGTTGCTGGTTGTTGCGGGTGTATTCTTTATTATTTTGCTTATATACTTTGCCTTTCTACATATGAAAATAAGAGAGCAGATTAATAGTGGGGTTCCTAAAAGTACTGAATTCATCATCATCTTAGGTGCTCGCGTTAAAGGGACTGAACCATCCTTGTCTCTTCAATACCGGATTGATGCAGCAGCTGATTACTTGAAGCTTAACCCTAATACGGTTGCGATTGCATCGGGTGGAAAAGGTCCAGGTGAGGACATTAGTGAGGCTGAAGCAATTCAGATTGGGCTAATTGCTCATGGAATCGATGAGGCAAGAATCATACTCGAAGATAAATCGACTTCTACGGTTGAGAATATCAAATTCTCACAAAAGATGATCCCAGACAATCTTAATAAAGGTTTGCTTGTAACGAATGATTTTCACATCTATCGAGCCAAATTAATTGCCAAAGACCATGGTTTAAAGGTTGAAGGTCTTCCTGCAAAAACCCCGACAATTGCCATCCCGAAATCCTATCTTCGGGAATACTTAGCGATAACAAAATATTATTTAATTAAGCCCCGAGAAAGCTAA